From the genome of Anaerolineae bacterium:
GCTCATAGCGAGCCATTAAGGATGCGTACTGCTCACCCACCGGCCTTGTTTCAGAAGCTGGCAGACTGTTGTCGGACATAGGTCAGCTAGCCTCCATCACCGCCCTGGCGATCAGAGGGAGCACCTCGGCGGCGTTTTCTCGGAAGAGTACATCCGCTGCGCGGTCAACATGGGTCTCCTGATAGTTTATCACGATCAGGCCGCCTCCGCGCTCTTTCACCACCAGCGGCAAATCACCGACAGGGGCAACCTGCAAAGAAGACCCGACGACCAGCATAAGGTCACTGCGACGGGTTGCCTGCTGAGCCGCAAGCAATTCTCGAACGGGCAGCTGTTCGCCGAAGAGAATCACATCCGGCTTGAGTAAACCGCCACAGGCCGGGCAATGAGGAACCTGCCCGTTCTGAATAACATTCATAATTAGGGATTCAGCTTCGTACCCCGTAAAACACTCAATACATGTGGCCTGCCGCAGGTGACCGTGCAATTCGTAAACTTCCCGCGAACCTGCTCGCGAATGCAGCATGTCGATATTCTGCGTGATGATTGCCTTCAAGTAACCAGCTGCCTCCAACTCAGC
Proteins encoded in this window:
- a CDS encoding NAD-dependent protein deacylase, coding for MNRYAIEHAALLIRNASYPIALTGAGISTPSGIPDFRSPHTGLWEQPNAVETASIFGFRRNPQAFYNWMRPLARKILAASPNPAHYALAELEAAGYLKAIITQNIDMLHSRAGSREVYELHGHLRQATCIECFTGYEAESLIMNVIQNGQVPHCPACGGLLKPDVILFGEQLPVRELLAAQQATRRSDLMLVVGSSLQVAPVGDLPLVVKERGGGLIVINYQETHVDRAADVLFRENAAEVLPLIARAVMEAS